In Candidatus Cloacimonadota bacterium, the genomic stretch AGTCCATAATCTGATCTTCGCACCTGATTTTGCAACTGCTGAGAAAATCCAGCAAAAACTATCCAGAATAGGAAATATCACTTCTGATGGCAGACCTATTTTGGGACTGGATTCCAGAGATTTGCTGGAGATTGTGCTTGAATGCTCTGCCGAGGCTTTTTTAGTCCCAGCTCATATCTGGACGCCCTGGTTCTCTGCACTTGGTTCCAAATCTGGATTTGACTCTATCTCAGAATGTTATGGTGATATGGATAAGCATATTTTTGCTGTTGAGACGGGGCTGTCGTCGGACCCGCCAATGAACTGGATGTGCAGATTCTTAGATAGATATACTCTAATCTCTAATTCCGATGCCCATTCTCCTGAAAAACTTGGCAGAGAAGCCAATCTGTTTGATACTGAACTTTCTTACGATTCTATGAAAGAAGCAATGAGAACAGGTAATCCAAAAAATTTCCTTGGCACAATTGAATTCTTCCCACAAGAAGGAAAATATCATTATGATGGGCATAGGAAATGTGGTATAAGTTGGAATCCATTAGAAACTCTTAAACATAATGGAATATGTCCTGTATGCGGCAAAAAGGTTACAATCGGTGTAATGAATCGTGTTGCACAATTGGCAGATAGAGATAATATCAAAGAAAGAAAAAATAGACATTCCTTTCATTCACTTATTCCTTTGAAAGAGATATTATCTGAAATCTTAGAAACAGGACCACAATCAATGAGGGTTACAAAAGCATATAATTCCCTGTTGAAAAAGGGTGGTTCAGAATTTAATTTGCTTTTGGACTTGCCTGTTGCAAAAATAAAAAAAGTTGGTAATGAAATTCTTGCTGAAGCTATAAGGCGAATGAGAAATGGGAAAGTTTCTATAAAAGAAGGTTTTGACGGCGAGTTTGGTCAGATAAAAGTTTTTCAAGAAGATGCAAAAAAGGCATTTTCCTCTCAAAAGGCATTATTCACTGATATAACTAAAACGAAGAAAACACAAAAGCCAACCAGGCACCTTATCAATTTTGACTTACAGGAATATAGGCGGCTGATGGAAGTTGCCGTTCATCAAGAATTGGTCAAAGAAAAATCTCAATCCGAATATGTAACTTCAACCTATCCCGTTACATCGGGGAAAAATATAAAAGATAAAACCGAAGAATCATACCTCTTGCAAACCAAAGTAAATCTACTGAAAAACCTTAATGTAGAACAACTGAAAGCGGTTGAGCATTTTCACGGACCTGCTCTAATTATTGCAGGGCCTGGTACAGGAAAAACGCGAACCCTTACTTATAGAATTGCAAATTTAATTCAAAATAGAGGTATAAATCCTGAAAATATTTTAGCTGTAACCTTCACAAATAAAGCAGCCAATCAAATGAAAGAAAGATTGAAAACTCTGTTGAATAATGAGAGTATTATTTCCAAACTACAAATTTCCACTTTTCATGCATTTGGACTTTCAATACTAAAAAAGTATTGCGAAAAATTCGGCAGAGATGAACATTTTTCAATTTTTGATGAAGTTGATAAAAAATTGATATTGTCCGAAAAAATTGGTTGTGAGAAAAAACAAATCAGTTATGTTTCTGATAATATAACTTCTTTTAAGCAAAATTCGCAATCAGTCGAAGAAATCGCAGATAAAGACCTCAAAGAAATATTTCAAAAGTATAAAGAGATTCTAAAGAAGCAAAACACATTTGACATTGATGATTTGATATACTATCCAGTAAAACTTTTTATTGATTATCCTCAAATACTTTCTGAATATAGAGAGAAATATCAATGGATTCTCGTGGATGAATATCAGGATATAAATTTCGCTCAATACCAAATGTTAAAAATATTAACACAGAGAAGTAACTCAAATTTGTATGTGATTGGTGACCCAAATCAAGCAATTTACGGCTTTCGCGGTGCAGATGTGAAATTCATCAGAAGATTTATTGAAGATTATCCAGATGCAAAAGTGTATAAATTAAAAAAGAGCTATCGTTGCTCTGATTGCATTTTGCGAGCAT encodes the following:
- a CDS encoding UvrD-helicase domain-containing protein, with product MKFIGDFHIHSHYSRATSKRLTPEYLNYWAQVKGIKIIGTGDFTHPGWLKELKDKLLPAEQGLFKLKNEFKQITELQIFPSCKNDIRFILTAEISNIYKKYGKVRKVHNLIFAPDFATAEKIQQKLSRIGNITSDGRPILGLDSRDLLEIVLECSAEAFLVPAHIWTPWFSALGSKSGFDSISECYGDMDKHIFAVETGLSSDPPMNWMCRFLDRYTLISNSDAHSPEKLGREANLFDTELSYDSMKEAMRTGNPKNFLGTIEFFPQEGKYHYDGHRKCGISWNPLETLKHNGICPVCGKKVTIGVMNRVAQLADRDNIKERKNRHSFHSLIPLKEILSEILETGPQSMRVTKAYNSLLKKGGSEFNLLLDLPVAKIKKVGNEILAEAIRRMRNGKVSIKEGFDGEFGQIKVFQEDAKKAFSSQKALFTDITKTKKTQKPTRHLINFDLQEYRRLMEVAVHQELVKEKSQSEYVTSTYPVTSGKNIKDKTEESYLLQTKVNLLKNLNVEQLKAVEHFHGPALIIAGPGTGKTRTLTYRIANLIQNRGINPENILAVTFTNKAANQMKERLKTLLNNESIISKLQISTFHAFGLSILKKYCEKFGRDEHFSIFDEVDKKLILSEKIGCEKKQISYVSDNITSFKQNSQSVEEIADKDLKEIFQKYKEILKKQNTFDIDDLIYYPVKLFIDYPQILSEYREKYQWILVDEYQDINFAQYQMLKILTQRSNSNLYVIGDPNQAIYGFRGADVKFIRRFIEDYPDAKVYKLKKSYRCSDCILRASSQVIQSEVSEKESILEGLQKGVKIKILENSTDKSEAEFVARTIERMIGGLRFFSIDSQITGGERESEIESLSDFAVLCRISRQMKPLEKAFNDHSIPYQKVGDVPFFKQKPIKSIIDFLKLSINPKSYFLKSKLMKSNKIGSLELENYCESIKGKSVKNAIEDTIDKYFIDEKSEHETSFKKLLDLADDFGDNLEEFLKFAVLGTGVDTYRPNIENVTLMTLHSAKGLEFKCVFIIGCEDGLLPYSIFDKQKSDLDEERRLFYVGMTRAKRFLFLSYAKKRFVFGKEFHLEKTPFLYNIEKELIELSKSDYKKRKIKEDGQTNLF